A section of the Clostridium felsineum DSM 794 genome encodes:
- a CDS encoding DUF134 domain-containing protein has protein sequence MPRPTKYRKVEFFPQSTYFIPLGKPKCEIKEIALKVEELEAMRLKDIEGLNQEECAAKMEVSRQTFQNIIDAARKKVAVALTEGNAIVIEGGNYTVKFCKFKCLNCGNTYEVNYEQDKRICPSCGSNNIVCSKRSGCCRKWCK, from the coding sequence ATGCCAAGACCAACAAAGTACAGAAAAGTAGAATTTTTTCCACAAAGTACGTATTTTATTCCACTAGGGAAGCCAAAATGTGAAATTAAAGAAATAGCTTTAAAGGTAGAAGAACTTGAAGCTATGAGATTAAAAGATATTGAAGGATTAAATCAAGAAGAGTGTGCAGCTAAAATGGAAGTTTCAAGGCAGACTTTTCAAAACATTATTGATGCCGCGAGAAAAAAAGTAGCTGTTGCTTTAACGGAAGGAAACGCTATAGTTATAGAAGGCGGAAACTATACAGTTAAATTTTGCAAGTTTAAATGCTTGAATTGTGGCAATACATATGAAGTGAATTATGAACAGGACAAACGTATATGTCCATCTTGTGGTTCGAATAACATTGTATGTAGTAAAAGGTCGGGCTGTTGTCGTAAATGGTGTAAATAA
- a CDS encoding DUF4829 domain-containing protein, translated as MKNKLALTILILILLFTGCSVNKEVNISNAEKLKLKPNEVIKNYFKYYNEKSRTGVLSTLTDWQNKPNLVLGFNKLKFIKLNTIVEDTDPKEKDDYMKYGRGKINGVKENNVKNYKVTFTIEYKNNEGGAIANGKHTEWFTVIRKNKNSAWLIDDHGEG; from the coding sequence ATGAAAAATAAACTTGCACTTACAATTCTTATTTTAATACTTTTATTTACAGGCTGCTCTGTAAATAAAGAAGTTAATATTTCTAATGCTGAAAAGCTAAAATTGAAGCCAAATGAAGTAATAAAAAATTACTTTAAATATTACAATGAAAAAAGTAGGACAGGTGTGTTATCAACTCTAACCGATTGGCAAAACAAACCTAATTTAGTTTTAGGATTCAATAAATTAAAATTTATTAAACTTAATACCATCGTTGAAGATACTGATCCAAAAGAAAAGGATGACTACATGAAATACGGACGTGGAAAGATTAATGGCGTAAAGGAGAATAATGTAAAAAACTATAAAGTTACTTTTACTATTGAATATAAAAATAATGAAGGCGGAGCTATAGCCAATGGAAAGCATACTGAATGGTTTACTGTTATAAGAAAAAATAAGAATTCAGCTTGGTTAATTGATGACCATGGAGAAGGATAA
- a CDS encoding SDR family NAD(P)-dependent oxidoreductase: MKLSEKTALITGATSGIGEEFAKRFAELGYNLIITGRRENKINSVAEEIRKNFNVNVEVVIAELSDEKDLEKLIRVIENKKIDMLLNNAGFGLNAFYEEEDINKFLDMETVHVKVPMKITYVVLKDMIKRNNGTIINVSSDGAFLLAPKNAVYASTKAFLKTFTEALNIEIKSKGKNIKLQALCPGLTKTDFHEKMGMDKSRQVNKGMIKWNTPKFIVNSSLEALKKDKVVCIPGAKTKFLIGVLNLLPRKSYYKFMINFCKKNFKNKEKARA, from the coding sequence ATGAAGCTTAGTGAAAAGACAGCTCTAATAACAGGTGCTACAAGTGGGATAGGAGAGGAATTCGCAAAAAGATTCGCAGAGTTAGGCTATAATCTTATTATTACAGGTAGAAGAGAAAATAAGATAAACTCTGTTGCAGAAGAAATAAGAAAAAACTTTAATGTTAATGTAGAAGTTGTAATTGCAGAACTATCAGATGAAAAAGATCTTGAAAAACTAATTAGAGTAATAGAAAATAAAAAAATAGATATGCTTCTTAATAATGCTGGGTTTGGACTTAATGCTTTTTATGAAGAAGAAGATATTAATAAATTTTTAGATATGGAAACGGTACATGTTAAAGTACCTATGAAAATTACTTATGTAGTACTTAAAGATATGATAAAAAGAAATAATGGTACAATTATAAATGTATCATCAGATGGTGCTTTTTTGCTTGCACCTAAAAATGCAGTATATGCATCAACGAAGGCATTTTTAAAAACTTTTACAGAAGCACTTAATATTGAAATAAAAAGTAAAGGTAAAAATATAAAACTTCAAGCATTGTGTCCAGGACTTACAAAAACTGATTTTCATGAAAAAATGGGAATGGATAAGTCAAGACAGGTTAACAAAGGAATGATAAAATGGAATACACCTAAGTTTATAGTAAACTCATCATTAGAAGCATTAAAAAAAGATAAGGTTGTATGTATACCTGGAGCAAAAACTAAATTTTTAATAGGAGTTTTAAATTTGCTTCCAAGAAAAAGTTACTACAAATTTATGATTAATTTTTGTAAAAAGAATTTCAAAAATAAGGAGAAAGCACGTGCGTAA
- a CDS encoding MarR family winged helix-turn-helix transcriptional regulator, with protein MRKNFKNEELKIIDEIYHLFYTKMLNIRNNEKFKKLENVTDLEMGVLHILTYKPDCIMREIREYLKISRSTLTGVIDRLEKRGFVKRVISEKDRRSFSLELTREGKIAQVKHEEMERTIYKEVLASLKEDEDIDEFLRLSKKIIKNIKV; from the coding sequence GTGCGTAAAAATTTTAAAAATGAAGAACTAAAAATTATAGATGAAATTTACCATTTATTTTATACGAAAATGCTTAATATAAGAAATAATGAAAAATTTAAAAAGCTTGAGAATGTCACTGATCTTGAAATGGGAGTGCTACATATACTTACGTATAAACCTGATTGTATAATGAGAGAAATTAGAGAGTATCTTAAGATTTCTAGAAGCACACTTACAGGAGTAATTGATAGACTTGAAAAAAGAGGTTTTGTAAAACGTGTAATAAGTGAAAAAGATAGAAGGTCCTTTTCACTTGAACTTACAAGGGAAGGTAAAATTGCCCAGGTAAAGCATGAGGAAATGGAAAGAACAATATATAAAGAAGTTTTAGCTTCACTTAAAGAAGATGAGGATATTGATGAATTTTTAAGACTCTCAAAAAAAATAATTAAAAATATCAAGGTTTAA